A region of candidate division KSB1 bacterium DNA encodes the following proteins:
- a CDS encoding SIR2 family protein codes for MKILDLKTAARQITAACQAKRERSPFFFITGAGLSTPSVPLAAEIVQHCKTRAVELYGTPAPPASDALTVYSHWFEHAYPNAEERRAYLQGMIEGRAVTTANLRLAHLLLNCSPSNLVITTNFDDLLSRSLLLFGKPHVLCDHPSTIGRIQPEREHDIQIVHVHGSYWFYDCCNLKDEIAARAQRSPNLPFDMSAFLDHVLHNRSPLVLGYGGWEGDVVMSALRRRLYHNEQPNALGYNVYWFLYERGQVAALPRWLQEHPNVVFVAKPEPAATSEAYMESGAEKMSQRAARPTDLEKDKRDLILPGHEVFDELIRAFKLPAPELVQDPLGFFIKSLRQSLPPDQPGNAQPDIYLMRSMLDRLAWAKQKLAETLQHMETQLESVRDALRRAQYREALQLGAGIPPADLSEEQRRELLRLMWEAADALDDRSEDELVGYERIEAACASLPGLDAETQVLLARALLRKGYVLGQLNRSEEALAAYDEVLRRFGEATELPLREQVARALVNKGYRLGQL; via the coding sequence ATGAAAATCCTCGACCTCAAAACCGCGGCGCGGCAAATCACAGCCGCATGCCAGGCCAAACGCGAACGCTCGCCGTTTTTCTTCATCACCGGCGCGGGACTTTCCACGCCCAGCGTGCCCTTGGCCGCGGAAATCGTGCAGCATTGCAAAACGCGCGCGGTCGAGTTGTACGGCACACCCGCGCCGCCGGCTTCGGACGCGCTCACGGTCTATTCGCACTGGTTCGAACATGCCTATCCCAATGCCGAAGAGCGCCGCGCTTATTTGCAAGGCATGATCGAGGGCAGAGCCGTCACCACGGCCAACCTGCGCCTTGCGCACCTTCTGCTCAATTGCTCGCCTTCGAATCTCGTCATCACCACCAATTTCGACGATCTGCTCTCGCGCAGCTTGCTGCTCTTTGGCAAGCCGCACGTGCTCTGCGATCACCCCAGCACCATTGGCCGCATCCAGCCCGAACGCGAGCACGATATTCAAATCGTGCACGTACACGGCTCGTATTGGTTTTATGACTGCTGCAATTTGAAAGATGAAATCGCGGCGCGCGCGCAACGTTCTCCCAATCTCCCGTTCGACATGTCCGCCTTTCTCGATCACGTGCTGCACAATCGCTCTCCGCTCGTGCTCGGGTATGGCGGCTGGGAAGGCGACGTGGTGATGTCCGCGCTGCGCCGCCGCCTTTATCACAACGAGCAGCCCAATGCGCTCGGCTACAATGTTTATTGGTTTCTTTATGAGCGCGGCCAAGTTGCGGCCCTGCCCAGGTGGTTGCAAGAGCATCCCAACGTTGTGTTCGTGGCGAAGCCCGAACCTGCGGCCACGAGCGAGGCATACATGGAAAGCGGCGCGGAGAAAATGTCGCAGCGCGCGGCTCGGCCAACCGATTTGGAAAAAGACAAACGCGACCTGATTTTGCCCGGGCACGAGGTTTTTGATGAATTGATTCGCGCCTTCAAATTGCCCGCGCCCGAGTTGGTGCAAGACCCGCTCGGGTTTTTTATAAAAAGTTTGCGCCAGTCTTTGCCGCCGGATCAGCCGGGCAATGCGCAACCGGACATTTACCTCATGCGCAGCATGTTGGACCGCCTCGCGTGGGCCAAACAAAAGCTGGCGGAAACGCTGCAACACATGGAAACGCAATTGGAGAGCGTGCGCGACGCGTTGCGCCGCGCGCAATATCGTGAGGCCTTGCAACTCGGCGCAGGTATTCCGCCTGCGGATTTGTCTGAAGAGCAGCGCCGCGAGTTGCTGCGCCTGATGTGGGAGGCTGCCGACGCTTTGGATGATCGTTCCGAAGACGAGTTGGTCGGTTATGAACGCATCGAGGCCGCGTGCGCCTCGTTGCCCGGGCTTGATGCGGAAACTCAGGTTCTGCTTGCACGCGCGTTGTTGCGCAAAGGTTATGTGCTCGGCCAACTCAACCGCAGCGAAGAAGCGCTTGCGGCTTATGACGAAGTGTTGCGCCGCTTTGGCGAGGCCACGGAACTGCCGCTGCGCGAGCAAGTGGCAAGGGCGTTGGTGAATAAAGGCTACAGACTCGGCCAACTCA